The genomic stretch AGCTCTGCCCGTCCATCAGGGTGCGCAGGTCGAGGAGCGCCTCACACGCGAGCGCATCCTCCCGGCTCTGCGGCTGAGCGGGCGTCGGTTCCGGGTCCACGGGCGCCTGCGGGCCGGTCGGCTGCGCGGGCGTCGGCTGCGGCTCCACGGGCGCCTGCGGACCCGTCGGCTGCGCGGGCAGGACGACGGGCTCGGGCGCGGGCGCCTTCTCCTTCTGACAGGCCGAGCAGAGCGAGAGCAGCAGCAGGGACAGGGCGACGGGCGAGCGGGACTTCGACATGGGCGCGCATCCTCTCAGACCTCGCGGGTCTTTCCGAGTTCGCAGCCATCCTGACGGCGGGGGCGCGGAGCATCCCCACGCTGCGGCCATGCGTTCGTCACCGTTTGCGCATGGCCGCAGGCCGCCCCTGCCCGCTCAAGGCGCCGTGACGAAGGTGCGCACAGCGGAGCTGGCCAGCTGCGCCTCCGGGGTCCCGCGGGCGAAGGTCTGCAGGTCGAGGAGCGCCGTGCTCGCCGCGGCATCGACACCGGCGAGCGGGCCGACGGCCTCGACGTGCCAGGTGTACCGGGTCGAGGGCGGCAGGGCGAGGCCCAGCGCAGCGAGGTCCGGAAGGCTCGTGGACGTCTCCGCGGTCACCACGGTGATGCGCGGCGCATCGGCGCTCTCGGGCTCGAAGATGGCGAGGTGGATGCCGCGCTCGAAGGTGGTCCAGGAGAAGCGCATCTGCCCGTCCACGCGGGTGGCGCCGTCCGCCGGGAGGATGCTCTCCGGCGGCGCCTGCGGGGCGAGCGACACCTGCGCGGCGCCCACGGACACGCCGGCCTTCAGATACTCGGTGGCGCCGCCGCCGGCCTTGGAGATGTGCGCGCGCAGCAGCGCCTGGCCACCTGGGATGTACGGCAGGAGGTAGGAGAAGCCCGGCGAGGTCGAGCGGTCCGGGAAGTAGTACCCGGCGGCCCCGTCCAGGGTGATGCCCACGCCCTTGCCATCCAGCGCGTAGCCGGCGGGCACGCTGACGGCGCCGCTCACGGTGCCGCTGGTGATGGGCAGCAGACCCAGGTCCGGGACGATCGAGATGGCGCCGTCCGCCAGGGTCAGCGGCTGGGCCGCGTAGCCGCTGTAGCCGCTGGGCAGGCCGGTGCTCGCGTTGTAGTGCAGCTGCAGGGCGTACAGCATCCCGTCCACGGTGGAGGGGCCGTACCACTGCACCCCCATCCGGTAGCCGCCCGCCCCGTCCGCGGCGTTCTGCGCGAAGGTGCCGGGCGCGAGGAAGGCGAGTGCGGTGAACTCGTCACTGTCCTGGGGCGAGTGGCCGCCGGTGACGCGGCCCTGGAGCTGGGCGGCGCGCGGGGTGCCATCCGGCGTGAAGAGCACCAGCGTCGGGTCCGCCCGCCGGAGCTGGCGGTACACCGCCGCCTCCTTGTTGGCCGCATCGACGACGGTGAGATCGTAGGGCGGCACCACGCCCGAGAAGGAGAAGCGCCCCGCCGCGTCGGTGTTCACGGGCGTCTGGCCCACGATGAGCACCGCCAGCCCCGCGACGGGCTGGCGCGCCGCGGAGAGCACCGTGCCGCGCACGGCGAGGGTGGACGGCGCCTGCGGGCCACTGCTGCCGCCCGGGTTGACCGCGCCGCCCGCGACAGGAGCCGGTGCCTCCTCCGGGGCATCACCGCCACCGCAGGCGGCAAGGAGGGTGGTGGCACAGAGGAGCAAGGAGAGGAGACGCTTCATGGGGGAGCCTCGGGGAGACCCCGTCGGTGACGGGGAGGGGGAGCCCCGCGACGCGAGACGGGCCGGCGCGGGGTGCGGCCCCCTCGAGCAGCGCCCGTGCCGCCCGGAGCCCCTGTGGATCTGCGGGCTTGGATCAGCTGGCGGGCACCGCGCGGGATGCTCCGTCCGCCGGCGCGGATGGCGCCCCGGGCCCCAGGCTCCACGTGACGCCCCTAGTAGGGCGGCAGCAGCCGCCGCAGGCCATGGGCGAGCACCACGAGCGTGAAGGCGAGGTTGCGCAGCGGGAGCGCGGGCCAGCACAGGGGCTCGGGGCGGGTGGCCACGGGCGCGCCGTCCGAAGGGAAGGCGCGCGCGAGCCGCGCCGCGAGCCTCCGCATCCACGCCACGCCGCGGGGCCAGTCGCGGTAGGCCGCGAGCCACTCCGGTGGCACGGCGTCCGCGCCCAGGGTGGCGCCCGCGAGCGCGCCGACGATGGC from Aggregicoccus sp. 17bor-14 encodes the following:
- a CDS encoding carboxypeptidase-like regulatory domain-containing protein — protein: MKRLLSLLLCATTLLAACGGGDAPEEAPAPVAGGAVNPGGSSGPQAPSTLAVRGTVLSAARQPVAGLAVLIVGQTPVNTDAAGRFSFSGVVPPYDLTVVDAANKEAAVYRQLRRADPTLVLFTPDGTPRAAQLQGRVTGGHSPQDSDEFTALAFLAPGTFAQNAADGAGGYRMGVQWYGPSTVDGMLYALQLHYNASTGLPSGYSGYAAQPLTLADGAISIVPDLGLLPITSGTVSGAVSVPAGYALDGKGVGITLDGAAGYYFPDRSTSPGFSYLLPYIPGGQALLRAHISKAGGGATEYLKAGVSVGAAQVSLAPQAPPESILPADGATRVDGQMRFSWTTFERGIHLAIFEPESADAPRITVVTAETSTSLPDLAALGLALPPSTRYTWHVEAVGPLAGVDAAASTALLDLQTFARGTPEAQLASSAVRTFVTAP